A genome region from Streptomyces sp. SAI-135 includes the following:
- a CDS encoding alpha/beta hydrolase: MPIELFPGFSSVSLPTSGGDLYARVGGPVEAPALVLLHGFPQSHLCWHPLAEDLAKEHRVIALDLKGYGRSAAPAGDGGRHTYAKRTMAAEVVEFMAQLGHERFSVAGHDRGAQVAYQMALSMPEHVERLAILDNLPVHAVWDLIEATPGALPHWTEMALPTPQAENALTVDAIETLVRAHTGDGTLGCFSPVAFEQYRQTWRRPRNIHAFCEDYRAGATTDREADDQDLKAGRTITCPTVIIWGAEFLGKGPETPLDCWRRTFAPDAFGVEVPNGHFVTEESPRETLIALRDLMAR, translated from the coding sequence ATGCCCATTGAGCTGTTCCCGGGATTCTCCAGCGTTTCCCTGCCGACCAGCGGTGGCGACCTGTACGCCCGTGTGGGCGGACCGGTAGAAGCCCCCGCCCTGGTCCTCCTGCACGGGTTTCCGCAATCGCATCTTTGCTGGCATCCCCTCGCGGAGGATCTGGCGAAGGAGCACCGCGTCATCGCCCTTGATCTGAAGGGCTATGGCAGATCAGCCGCCCCGGCCGGCGACGGTGGGCGCCACACCTACGCCAAGCGGACGATGGCCGCCGAGGTGGTCGAGTTCATGGCCCAGCTGGGGCATGAACGATTCAGTGTCGCCGGACACGACCGCGGCGCCCAGGTGGCGTACCAAATGGCCCTCAGCATGCCCGAGCACGTCGAACGGCTCGCGATACTCGACAACCTGCCCGTGCACGCGGTGTGGGACCTGATCGAGGCAACGCCCGGTGCCCTGCCGCACTGGACCGAGATGGCGCTGCCGACACCCCAGGCCGAGAACGCACTCACCGTGGACGCCATCGAAACGCTCGTCCGGGCACACACCGGCGACGGAACGCTCGGCTGCTTCTCTCCCGTGGCCTTCGAACAGTACCGGCAGACCTGGCGCCGGCCCCGGAACATCCACGCGTTCTGTGAGGACTACCGGGCCGGCGCCACCACCGACCGGGAGGCCGACGACCAGGACCTGAAGGCCGGCCGGACCATCACCTGTCCCACCGTGATCATCTGGGGAGCGGAGTTTCTCGGCAAGGGACCAGAGACACCGCTGGATTGCTGGCGTCGCACCTTCGCGCCTGATGCCTTCGGGGTCGAAGTTCCAAATGGACACTTCGTCACCGAGGAAAGCCCTCGCGAGACGCTGATCGCGCTACGTGACCTCATGGCTCGCTGA
- a CDS encoding cupin domain-containing protein → MNIWSVDMEAVPEHLGTASSKYLIPKESMQEATSGTYLALVSVFEVAGGTTMAAHHHPTHEFWFVVQGEAVMQVADEARTIKVGDLIYTKPGTPHQIRVESPETFRALAFALGYPGQGSQHLDVELDTVEPA, encoded by the coding sequence GTGAACATCTGGTCCGTCGACATGGAAGCCGTGCCCGAACACCTCGGGACCGCCAGCAGTAAATACCTCATCCCCAAGGAGTCGATGCAGGAGGCCACCTCCGGTACGTATCTCGCTCTCGTCTCCGTCTTCGAGGTCGCCGGTGGGACCACGATGGCCGCCCATCATCACCCCACGCACGAGTTCTGGTTCGTCGTCCAGGGCGAGGCCGTCATGCAGGTCGCGGACGAGGCGCGCACCATCAAGGTCGGGGATCTGATCTACACCAAGCCCGGTACGCCCCACCAGATCCGCGTCGAGTCTCCCGAGACCTTCCGTGCCCTCGCTTTCGCCCTCGGATACCCCGGGCAGGGGTCTCAGCACCTCGACGTCGAACTGGACACCGTGGAACCGGCCTGA
- a CDS encoding cupin domain-containing protein — protein sequence MNTPHKDQQVSLGGIPTTFRVLGADTGGRLSIVEQTIAPGILFWPHVHSDHDQVNIVLDGELGVRIGDREWTAVAGETITKPRHVPHTVWNAGTTPARILEISAPATFEDYFLALSALGPDDAARAEIQQRYGVSGVPDWTEELQERYGVRL from the coding sequence ATGAACACCCCGCACAAGGATCAACAGGTCTCCCTCGGCGGCATCCCTACGACCTTCCGTGTACTCGGCGCCGACACGGGCGGCCGGCTCAGCATCGTCGAGCAGACCATCGCCCCCGGCATCTTGTTCTGGCCGCACGTCCATTCCGACCACGACCAGGTCAACATCGTTCTCGACGGCGAGCTGGGCGTTCGCATCGGTGACCGGGAATGGACCGCGGTGGCGGGGGAGACGATCACCAAGCCGCGACACGTGCCGCACACCGTGTGGAACGCCGGCACGACACCGGCCCGGATCCTGGAGATCAGCGCTCCAGCGACCTTCGAGGACTACTTCCTCGCCCTGTCCGCTCTCGGCCCCGACGACGCCGCTCGTGCGGAGATCCAGCAGCGGTACGGCGTGAGCGGCGTACCGGACTGGACCGAGGAACTGCAGGAACGCTACGGCGTTCGACTCTGA
- a CDS encoding amidohydrolase family protein, whose protein sequence is MKTLIQGADVITMDPTAGELRDSDILVQDGKIVAVGPGLADTGIDAEVIDARGMIAMPGMVDTHRHLWQTPLRGVGVDWVVPDYIRGVRLQFAELYRPQDMYAGNYLGALDALNSGVTTVVDYCHNIVTSDHAHAAVTGLRDSGIRALYGHALTPVTSNSWDQSPPDGMPAGELCDYKERLALAGQIRDQYFSSADQLLTFGICPQELPIAPMDEIAREVVDSRGLGARIVVHANQHCVRQMYADVAHYGQAGILGPDMLFVHCSFMSQYEWQLLRDAGASVSVCPETEMQMGMGFPSIAEATRFTHGPSIGNDCVIGTGGDLIGMARLTLQVTRWKTDEPNYQQWIAPQTMTWTARDAMTWLTVNGARAAGLDDRVGSLTPGKQADIVLVDMRGISQAGWYRKDPIGAVIGHTNSGNVDTVLVAGKVVKRGGKLVHIDVDAALQTMQHTHDYLYEQADANGGVIPEPLVDIPMYKDRS, encoded by the coding sequence ATGAAAACGCTGATCCAGGGTGCTGACGTGATCACGATGGATCCCACTGCCGGGGAGCTGCGCGACAGCGACATCCTCGTACAGGACGGAAAGATCGTGGCTGTCGGTCCCGGCCTCGCGGACACGGGCATCGACGCCGAGGTCATCGACGCCCGCGGCATGATCGCCATGCCCGGCATGGTCGACACCCACCGCCACCTCTGGCAGACCCCGCTGCGCGGAGTCGGCGTCGACTGGGTCGTACCCGACTACATTCGCGGTGTCCGACTGCAGTTCGCCGAGCTCTACCGCCCGCAGGACATGTACGCCGGCAACTACCTCGGCGCTCTCGACGCGCTCAACAGCGGCGTCACCACGGTCGTCGACTACTGCCACAACATCGTCACCTCCGACCACGCCCACGCCGCCGTCACCGGTCTGCGCGACTCCGGGATCCGCGCTCTCTACGGCCACGCGCTCACACCGGTCACCTCCAACAGCTGGGACCAGTCGCCGCCCGACGGGATGCCCGCCGGAGAACTGTGCGACTACAAGGAACGCCTCGCCCTCGCCGGGCAGATCCGTGACCAGTACTTCAGCAGTGCCGACCAGCTCCTCACCTTCGGCATCTGTCCTCAGGAGCTGCCGATCGCGCCCATGGACGAGATCGCACGAGAGGTCGTCGACTCCCGTGGGCTCGGCGCACGGATCGTCGTCCACGCCAACCAGCACTGCGTCCGTCAGATGTACGCAGACGTCGCCCACTACGGGCAGGCCGGAATCCTCGGCCCGGACATGCTTTTCGTGCACTGCAGCTTCATGAGCCAGTACGAGTGGCAGCTGCTGCGCGACGCCGGGGCCTCGGTGTCGGTCTGCCCCGAGACCGAGATGCAGATGGGTATGGGATTCCCGTCGATCGCCGAGGCCACCCGGTTCACCCACGGGCCCAGCATCGGCAACGACTGCGTCATCGGCACCGGCGGCGACCTGATCGGCATGGCCCGGCTCACCCTGCAGGTCACCCGTTGGAAGACCGACGAGCCCAACTACCAGCAGTGGATCGCTCCGCAGACCATGACCTGGACGGCCCGGGACGCCATGACCTGGCTGACCGTGAACGGGGCCCGGGCCGCCGGCCTCGACGATCGCGTGGGCTCTCTCACCCCCGGCAAGCAGGCCGACATCGTCCTCGTCGACATGCGCGGAATCAGCCAGGCGGGCTGGTACCGCAAGGACCCGATCGGCGCGGTGATCGGACACACCAACTCCGGGAACGTCGACACCGTTCTCGTCGCCGGAAAGGTCGTCAAGCGCGGCGGGAAGCTCGTACACATCGACGTCGACGCCGCACTGCAGACCATGCAACACACTCACGACTACCTCTATGAACAGGCTGACGCCAACGGCGGCGTCATCCCTGAGCCCTTGGTCGACATCCCTATGTACAAGGACCGCTCATGA
- a CDS encoding ABC transporter permease — protein MTTSSTTPQTETPAIPATGRRTTPAPGVLLERFGLLILFVALIFVFAAVRPETFMTAANFRSIAISQSVLAVAALALMLPLVGGRFDVSVGANLGLCSIVCATLMSRAELSLPLAVLGTLLVGGVIGALNGAIVAYLGVNSIIATLGVGTVIGGAVTAYTQGVPISTGLSPALATISTRLIAGLPVLLVIMLALAVVTWFVLTQTPFGRHLTAVGSNAAAARLTGLRVNRLVLLSFVGSGLLAAVAGVLQVGAQGNGDPTIGGLPFILPALAAVFLGATNWHPGTYNVPGTILGLFFLGTAISGLSLLGVDPWVTDVFNGGAVVLAIVFSAQLKRRRTGFLDIGN, from the coding sequence GTGACCACCTCGTCGACCACACCACAGACCGAAACACCTGCTATCCCCGCAACCGGCCGCCGTACAACCCCTGCACCGGGGGTGCTGCTGGAACGGTTCGGCCTGCTGATCCTCTTCGTCGCGCTGATCTTCGTCTTCGCCGCGGTTCGGCCGGAGACCTTCATGACCGCGGCGAACTTCCGCAGCATCGCGATCTCCCAGTCCGTGCTCGCCGTGGCTGCGTTGGCGCTGATGCTGCCGCTGGTCGGCGGACGGTTCGACGTCTCGGTCGGCGCGAACCTCGGACTGTGCTCGATCGTCTGCGCCACGCTGATGAGCCGGGCCGAGCTGTCCCTGCCCCTCGCGGTCCTCGGCACACTCCTGGTCGGGGGAGTGATCGGCGCCCTCAACGGGGCGATCGTCGCCTACCTCGGCGTCAACTCGATCATCGCCACACTGGGGGTCGGTACCGTCATCGGGGGCGCCGTCACCGCCTACACCCAGGGTGTCCCGATCAGCACCGGGCTCTCCCCGGCCCTCGCCACCATCAGTACGCGGCTGATCGCCGGCCTGCCCGTGCTGCTCGTCATCATGCTGGCGCTGGCAGTGGTCACCTGGTTCGTGCTCACCCAGACACCCTTCGGCCGGCACCTCACCGCGGTCGGGTCGAACGCCGCGGCCGCACGGCTCACCGGACTCCGGGTCAACAGGCTCGTACTCCTCAGCTTCGTCGGATCCGGGCTCCTTGCCGCAGTCGCCGGCGTGCTGCAGGTCGGAGCGCAGGGCAACGGCGATCCCACCATCGGCGGCCTGCCGTTCATCTTGCCGGCGCTCGCCGCGGTCTTCCTGGGCGCCACGAATTGGCACCCGGGCACCTACAACGTACCGGGCACCATCCTCGGACTGTTCTTCCTCGGTACCGCCATCAGCGGGCTGTCACTGCTCGGGGTCGATCCCTGGGTCACCGACGTGTTCAACGGCGGAGCGGTCGTTCTCGCGATCGTCTTCTCCGCTCAACTCAAGCGTCGCCGCACCGGTTTCCTGGACATCGGCAACTGA
- a CDS encoding sugar ABC transporter ATP-binding protein: MNDTALAIRHLTKSFGATLALDDVSFEVRAGHIHGLLGGNGSGKSTLIKILAGVHTADPGGEVHIGARTMPAHTTTPELARRCGLRFVHQSTSTFPGLTLAENIAIGDRFPVSAGRIRWSRLRRRTQALLDRFEIDARPDDRLGDLRPADQTMVAIARALQDDGHGDGPSVLVLDEPTASLPEHEVGVLLDALRRYARAGQTILYVSHRIDEVLDLTDAMTVLRDGGHVLTRTTDGMTEKQMIEHIVGRPVERVFAEDATDAAVVGDVVLEVEDLTGGPLRGIDLTVRAGEIVGIAGLLGTGRTELLRMIFGDHPVESGTIRLGGDTVRPRNPGEAMKLGIAHVPEEREHEAAFLDLSVRENLSAAEITKYWVRGRLDRRHERRDADRAITDFAIRTSGQDAPMASLSGGNQQKVVLARWLRRNPRLLLLDEPTQGVDVGARADVYAAIRASVGDGMAALVVSSDFDELAHACDRVLVLRDGRITAEVRGSDLQRHRLTELVFTKEMTP, from the coding sequence GTGAACGACACAGCGCTCGCCATCCGCCACCTGACCAAGAGCTTCGGAGCCACCCTGGCCCTCGACGACGTGAGCTTCGAGGTCCGTGCCGGTCACATCCACGGCCTCCTCGGCGGCAACGGCTCCGGCAAATCCACCTTGATCAAAATCCTCGCAGGAGTCCACACAGCAGACCCCGGCGGCGAGGTACACATCGGCGCGCGGACCATGCCCGCCCACACCACGACACCCGAGCTCGCCCGGCGCTGCGGATTGCGCTTCGTCCATCAGAGCACCAGCACCTTCCCCGGTCTGACCCTGGCGGAGAACATCGCCATCGGTGACCGCTTCCCGGTGAGCGCGGGAAGGATCCGCTGGTCGCGCCTGCGCCGACGCACTCAAGCGCTACTCGACCGCTTCGAGATCGACGCCCGTCCCGACGACCGGCTCGGCGACCTGCGTCCCGCGGATCAGACCATGGTCGCGATCGCCCGCGCCCTCCAGGACGACGGGCACGGCGACGGACCGTCGGTCCTGGTACTCGATGAACCGACCGCGTCCCTGCCCGAGCACGAGGTCGGCGTCCTGCTCGACGCCCTGCGACGTTACGCCCGCGCGGGCCAGACCATCCTCTACGTCAGCCACCGCATCGACGAGGTCCTGGACCTCACCGACGCCATGACCGTCCTGCGCGACGGCGGCCACGTGCTCACACGCACGACCGACGGGATGACCGAGAAACAGATGATCGAGCACATCGTCGGACGCCCGGTCGAACGCGTCTTCGCTGAAGACGCCACCGACGCCGCCGTGGTGGGCGACGTCGTCCTGGAAGTCGAGGACCTCACAGGCGGGCCGCTCCGCGGGATCGACCTGACCGTCCGGGCCGGGGAGATCGTCGGCATCGCCGGCCTGCTGGGCACCGGCCGGACCGAACTGCTGCGCATGATCTTCGGTGACCACCCCGTGGAGTCCGGAACCATCCGGCTCGGCGGGGACACGGTCCGCCCCCGCAACCCCGGTGAGGCGATGAAGCTGGGCATCGCCCATGTGCCCGAGGAACGCGAACACGAAGCCGCCTTTCTCGACCTGTCCGTACGGGAGAACCTCTCGGCAGCCGAGATCACCAAGTACTGGGTCCGGGGCCGGCTCGACCGCCGCCACGAGCGCCGCGACGCCGACCGCGCGATCACCGACTTCGCGATCCGCACCTCCGGTCAGGATGCCCCGATGGCGTCGCTGTCCGGCGGCAACCAGCAGAAGGTGGTGCTCGCCCGGTGGCTTCGACGCAACCCGCGCCTGCTGCTGCTCGACGAACCCACCCAGGGCGTCGATGTCGGGGCCCGCGCCGACGTCTACGCCGCCATCCGTGCCTCGGTCGGCGACGGCATGGCCGCCCTGGTCGTCAGCTCCGACTTCGACGAGCTCGCCCACGCCTGCGACCGGGTGCTCGTCCTGCGTGACGGCCGGATCACCGCCGAGGTGCGCGGCAGCGACTTGCAGCGCCACCGTCTCACCGAGCTGGTCTTCACCAAGGAGATGACCCCGTGA
- a CDS encoding substrate-binding domain-containing protein, with protein MTSIPSRTRPRRMPPWLAGPLALACAVLLAACSTTTGPTEAAGEAALTPEQKKVLDGGFAGVFQKPPTDGPAAVRGKTVWFISCGENFEACHTMSASFTEAARKLGWRVKVVDSKYQAAAANTAIGQAIAARADGIVTAAFDCPQIKSGLLAARSAKVPVVNYAALDCDDPSFGSGEPLFTATLNTMGSTETRDYYTERGRYNARFLAAKLAERGIQNPKVLVVKNVDQVIHAVGWKAFEKEMAGACPDCRLVPVTWNITGFPNPATQIVKSALTAHPDAAAVAYDSDSFMTGGFASAIRQSGRSNLVVCCGDGQVSGTELIREGVVTATSLIPYEYDIWATADTLNRILSGADPAGLPNQGGGFIYVDAGHGLPAKGAAIDAPVDFKTTRERVWSGGTT; from the coding sequence ATGACCTCGATCCCCTCGCGTACGCGACCACGGCGGATGCCACCGTGGCTCGCCGGCCCGCTCGCCCTTGCCTGCGCCGTCCTGCTCGCCGCATGCAGCACCACGACCGGGCCAACCGAAGCGGCCGGCGAGGCCGCCCTGACCCCGGAGCAGAAAAAGGTCCTCGACGGCGGCTTCGCCGGTGTCTTCCAGAAGCCGCCCACCGACGGCCCTGCCGCGGTACGCGGCAAGACCGTCTGGTTCATCTCCTGCGGAGAGAACTTCGAAGCCTGCCACACCATGTCGGCCTCCTTCACCGAGGCGGCCAGGAAACTCGGCTGGCGCGTGAAGGTCGTGGACAGCAAGTACCAGGCGGCGGCTGCCAACACCGCCATCGGGCAGGCCATCGCCGCCCGCGCGGACGGCATCGTCACGGCCGCGTTCGACTGTCCGCAGATCAAGAGCGGCCTGCTCGCCGCGAGGTCGGCAAAAGTCCCGGTGGTCAACTACGCCGCGCTCGACTGTGACGACCCGAGTTTCGGCAGCGGCGAACCGCTGTTCACCGCCACGCTGAACACGATGGGCTCCACCGAGACCCGGGACTACTACACCGAACGGGGCCGCTACAACGCCCGCTTCCTCGCCGCCAAACTCGCCGAACGCGGCATCCAGAACCCAAAGGTGCTCGTGGTCAAGAACGTCGACCAGGTCATCCACGCGGTCGGCTGGAAGGCCTTCGAAAAGGAGATGGCCGGCGCCTGCCCCGACTGCCGTCTCGTCCCGGTCACCTGGAACATCACAGGATTCCCCAACCCGGCCACCCAGATCGTCAAGTCGGCACTGACCGCACACCCTGATGCCGCCGCGGTCGCCTACGACTCCGACTCGTTCATGACCGGCGGTTTCGCCTCGGCGATCCGGCAGTCCGGCCGCAGCAACCTCGTCGTGTGCTGCGGCGACGGCCAGGTCTCCGGCACGGAACTCATCCGCGAGGGCGTCGTCACCGCCACCAGCCTGATCCCCTACGAGTACGACATCTGGGCCACCGCGGACACCCTCAACCGGATCCTCTCCGGAGCAGACCCGGCCGGACTCCCCAACCAGGGCGGCGGGTTCATCTACGTCGACGCCGGGCACGGCCTGCCCGCCAAGGGCGCCGCCATAGACGCGCCGGTCGACTTCAAGACCACGCGTGAGCGCGTCTGGAGCGGGGGCACGACGTGA
- a CDS encoding VOC family protein — MPLHRLTSITVGVPNVDETIAYYTAFGLRSHPDGWLSTTDGGRQLRVIHAPVRRLVEIGIGAEHPDDIAAATHRLRAAGAPVEQSATGVTTVEPVTGTRVVVQIAESILQAPSPVSPHNGPGRIERRSRRAPGVLRESVVRPRKLGHVVLGSTDYETTIRFFTDRIGFKVSDRIKGHGAFLRCSTDHHNILVLNAPVTFLHHSSWQVDDIDEVGRGAAAMLEGHPERHVWGLGRHHAGSNFFWYLKDPAGNFSEYYSDMDCILDDQIWSPETLEGARGLFNWGPPPPPSFLAPDDLAAIMAGTHQS; from the coding sequence ATGCCCCTTCATCGACTGACCTCGATCACCGTAGGAGTGCCGAACGTCGACGAGACGATCGCCTACTACACGGCCTTCGGGCTCCGGTCCCACCCGGACGGCTGGCTCTCCACCACGGACGGCGGACGGCAGCTGCGCGTGATACACGCCCCGGTCAGGCGGCTGGTCGAGATCGGGATCGGCGCCGAGCACCCTGACGACATCGCGGCGGCCACCCACCGCCTTCGCGCGGCCGGGGCGCCCGTCGAACAGAGCGCGACGGGCGTGACCACCGTCGAGCCCGTGACCGGTACCCGCGTCGTGGTCCAAATCGCAGAATCGATCCTGCAAGCACCGTCCCCGGTGAGCCCCCACAACGGGCCCGGCCGGATCGAACGACGTTCCCGCCGCGCTCCCGGGGTGCTGCGGGAGAGCGTCGTGCGGCCGCGCAAGCTCGGCCATGTGGTGCTCGGGTCGACCGACTACGAGACCACCATCCGGTTCTTCACCGACCGGATCGGCTTCAAGGTCAGCGACCGCATCAAGGGCCACGGGGCGTTCCTGCGCTGCTCGACCGATCACCACAACATCCTGGTCCTGAACGCACCTGTCACCTTCCTGCATCACAGCTCGTGGCAGGTCGACGACATCGACGAGGTGGGCCGTGGCGCTGCGGCCATGCTGGAGGGCCACCCCGAGCGGCACGTCTGGGGTCTGGGCCGCCACCACGCCGGATCCAACTTCTTCTGGTACCTGAAGGACCCGGCCGGCAACTTCTCCGAGTACTACTCCGACATGGACTGCATCCTCGACGACCAGATCTGGTCGCCGGAGACGCTTGAGGGCGCGCGAGGACTGTTCAACTGGGGACCACCCCCACCGCCGTCCTTCCTCGCTCCCGATGACCTCGCCGCGATCATGGCAGGAACGCATCAGTCCTGA
- a CDS encoding fumarylacetoacetate hydrolase family protein, whose protein sequence is MRFAVISGRLHQVVSPGRVIDLHTASGGTVPADPQQAYACWDEVLAFAGSTRPEDAYEVAEETYGNPVPQPRQVFAIGLNYADHAAESDFAVPESPPVFTKFVTSLTGPFGDIAVPPGDVDWEVELVVVIGRRGHRVAAEDAWSHVAGVSVGQDISERVLQKSGPAPQFSLGKSHPGFGPIGPVLVTPDELPDRDDLELGCLINGEQLQKGHTRDMVFPVPELIARLSAVTPLLPGDVIFTGTPSGVGLGRTPPRWLQAGDELVSYVRGVGEMRHRMVAPTP, encoded by the coding sequence GTGCGATTCGCAGTCATCTCCGGCCGGCTCCACCAGGTGGTTTCCCCTGGGAGGGTCATCGATCTCCATACCGCGAGCGGCGGTACCGTGCCTGCCGACCCCCAGCAGGCCTACGCCTGCTGGGACGAGGTTCTGGCCTTCGCGGGGAGCACTCGCCCCGAGGACGCGTACGAGGTGGCCGAGGAGACCTACGGCAACCCTGTGCCGCAGCCGCGGCAGGTGTTCGCCATCGGCCTCAATTACGCGGACCATGCCGCGGAGTCGGACTTCGCCGTCCCGGAGAGCCCACCGGTGTTCACCAAGTTCGTCACCTCACTGACCGGGCCTTTCGGAGACATCGCCGTACCGCCGGGCGATGTGGACTGGGAGGTCGAGCTGGTCGTCGTGATCGGCCGGCGCGGCCATCGCGTGGCTGCCGAGGACGCCTGGTCCCATGTGGCCGGTGTGTCGGTCGGACAGGACATCTCCGAGCGCGTCCTGCAGAAGTCGGGGCCGGCCCCTCAGTTCAGCCTCGGAAAGTCGCACCCCGGGTTCGGTCCGATCGGTCCGGTCCTGGTGACCCCCGACGAGCTGCCCGACCGGGACGACTTGGAGCTGGGCTGCCTGATCAACGGCGAGCAACTGCAGAAGGGGCACACCCGGGACATGGTTTTCCCGGTCCCGGAACTGATTGCACGGCTGTCCGCGGTCACGCCACTATTGCCCGGCGACGTCATCTTCACAGGTACACCCTCCGGGGTGGGTCTCGGCCGCACCCCTCCCCGCTGGCTGCAGGCCGGCGACGAGCTCGTGAGCTATGTCCGCGGCGTCGGCGAGATGCGCCATCGCATGGTCGCCCCCACGCCCTGA
- a CDS encoding GntR family transcriptional regulator — MARQEGSKTRTDEVHRKLRSDILGGRLVPGARLKFPELCERYGVSVGAAREALTRLAADGLVKTQAHQGYMVTPLSHEDLADLTQARVEIESLVLRMSVTEGDMQWESRAVATHHVLERTPFVSDADPDHPTDDWAAAHAAFHLALLGGCTNRRLLDVAQTLREEAELYRQWSVSFGQEPDRDLAGEHRALLEAAVGRQPDLAAQLLREHLAHTARLLISVATDEPVAAAGEHAN; from the coding sequence GTGGCCAGACAAGAAGGGTCCAAAACACGGACCGACGAAGTGCACCGCAAGCTACGCAGCGACATCCTCGGCGGCCGTCTCGTGCCGGGTGCACGGCTGAAGTTCCCTGAGCTGTGCGAGAGGTACGGCGTGAGCGTAGGGGCGGCTCGCGAGGCGTTGACCCGCCTGGCGGCCGATGGCTTGGTCAAGACCCAGGCACATCAGGGCTACATGGTGACTCCGCTGTCCCACGAAGACCTCGCGGATCTCACCCAGGCCCGAGTCGAGATCGAGTCGCTGGTGCTGCGCATGTCGGTGACAGAGGGCGACATGCAGTGGGAATCACGCGCTGTAGCGACTCATCACGTACTCGAACGTACGCCCTTCGTCAGCGACGCCGACCCCGACCACCCCACCGACGACTGGGCCGCCGCGCACGCCGCGTTCCACCTGGCCCTGCTCGGCGGCTGTACCAACCGTCGCCTGCTCGACGTGGCACAGACACTGCGCGAGGAGGCCGAGCTGTACCGGCAGTGGTCGGTCTCCTTCGGCCAGGAACCGGACCGCGACCTGGCGGGCGAGCATCGCGCCTTGCTGGAGGCCGCCGTAGGACGGCAGCCCGACCTGGCCGCCCAGTTGCTTCGCGAGCACCTCGCCCACACCGCCCGACTGCTGATCAGCGTGGCCACCGACGAGCCCGTTGCGGCCGCCGGGGAACACGCGAACTGA
- a CDS encoding DoxX family protein: MDVGLLILRLLIGALLAGHAFQKLTGSFGGAGLARTGALFESWGHRPGAVMAAVAGVSEAGGAALLILGLATPLAAAAVVGTMTVAALALSDKGLWATQGGMEVPLLYGIAAAVLGFTGPGAHSLDAALGFTRFSGGSWGALSLAVGLAAGLAVSGRAHRLRHAHSPSQN, encoded by the coding sequence ATGGACGTCGGCCTCCTGATCCTGCGACTGCTCATCGGCGCGCTGCTGGCCGGACACGCCTTCCAGAAACTCACCGGCTCCTTCGGTGGAGCGGGCCTGGCGCGCACCGGCGCCCTGTTCGAATCCTGGGGACATCGGCCAGGAGCGGTGATGGCCGCGGTGGCCGGTGTCTCCGAGGCCGGCGGCGCGGCCCTGCTCATCCTCGGCCTGGCGACGCCGCTCGCAGCGGCCGCCGTGGTGGGCACCATGACGGTGGCCGCCCTGGCTCTCTCCGACAAGGGCCTGTGGGCCACCCAGGGCGGAATGGAGGTCCCGCTGCTGTACGGCATCGCCGCAGCGGTCCTCGGCTTCACGGGCCCAGGTGCCCACTCCCTGGACGCCGCCCTCGGGTTCACCCGCTTCTCGGGCGGGAGCTGGGGCGCGCTGTCACTGGCGGTGGGCCTCGCCGCCGGCCTCGCCGTGTCGGGGCGAGCCCATCGGCTGCGCCACGCGCACTCCCCTTCCCAGAACTGA